In Streptomyces dangxiongensis, one DNA window encodes the following:
- a CDS encoding nSTAND1 domain-containing NTPase: MARKERPLEGEDGPLLRFAAALRRLRHEAGSPPYRDLAHRAHYSVATLSGAASGRRLPSLDVTLSYVRACGGDPREWEARWHAVAVELRTESCAGPPQERNGPEGTGSPHGQPCPEVPEGPLRGPYVGLAAFRTEDADLFFGRERLVEDLLATLARRRAVALVGASGAGKSSLLSAGLLPRLAGDEPRRTVRVLTPGPNPRERLEKALAAKPGSGPGCGSGSGMGSGSRSRSGSGPGSGSESGTARGPVSGPGSEAGELVLVVDQFEEVFTVCTDADERARFIAALVEEAERPGSGCRIVLGVRADFYAHCTRHAPLVAILRDAQVVVGPMSAAELRCAVVEPARRAGLTVEGALQATLVAHAHGQAGVLPLLSHALLETWRRRRGAALTLDGFHAAGGFEGALAQSAESLHSSLTERQQWSARQIFVHLIALGEGTEDTKRPVSREELGEDADTATVLARAVALRLLTLDDGRVELTHEALIRAWPRLRGWLTDDRERLRTHRQLTDAARTWETLGRDPGALYRGARLALARDLLTSRDIRLAPSEQAFVDAGTAAEAAAGNSARRRARRLRTLVALLAVLVVVAAIATVNARHAEDEVTRQRNDAVAQIIADSATGLIDTDPGLAVQLGLTAYRLAPTTRTRDALVSTLMTTVRAHAKEVLAIAYRPDGRQLATASGDHTARLWRVHGTDRPVAEATLSGHGDDVRTVVYRPDGRALATGSADGSVRLWDTATPTRPALLASLTGQGGDVRSLAYDPDGRTLATAGTDGSVGLWDVTDPATPALLTRVTGHRDAVRAVAFSPDGRTLASAGEDGAVRLTAIADPRRPRRLAVLDGHGTGAFSVAFSPDGRTLATAGGGHDPVRLWGLADPRRPAPLAGLSGHTDVVGSVAFSPDGRTLASASDDRTVRLWNVVRPAHPTALTTLTGHSTAVSSVAFSPDGTVLASGGFDATVRLAGTDRARVIAHACAHTGPRITRAQWAAHLRYVAYAPPCGRPDDSAAISRPRHGPDADGSDRRP; this comes from the coding sequence ATGGCCCGCAAGGAGCGTCCGCTGGAGGGGGAGGACGGACCGCTGCTGCGGTTCGCCGCGGCTCTGCGCCGCTTGCGCCACGAGGCCGGATCCCCGCCGTACCGGGATCTGGCGCACCGCGCCCACTACTCGGTGGCCACCCTGTCCGGCGCCGCCTCCGGACGGCGGCTGCCCAGCCTGGACGTCACGCTGTCGTACGTACGGGCCTGCGGTGGCGACCCACGGGAGTGGGAGGCGCGCTGGCATGCCGTCGCCGTCGAACTGCGCACCGAGTCCTGCGCCGGCCCCCCGCAGGAGCGGAACGGCCCGGAGGGGACGGGGAGCCCGCACGGACAGCCCTGCCCGGAGGTGCCGGAAGGTCCGCTCCGGGGGCCGTACGTCGGTCTGGCGGCGTTCCGGACCGAGGACGCCGACCTGTTCTTCGGCCGCGAGCGTCTCGTCGAGGACCTCCTCGCCACCCTGGCCCGGAGGCGGGCCGTGGCCCTCGTCGGCGCGTCCGGGGCCGGCAAGTCCTCCCTCCTGAGCGCCGGACTGCTGCCGCGCCTGGCCGGCGACGAACCGCGCCGCACGGTGCGGGTCCTCACCCCCGGACCGAACCCACGGGAGCGGCTGGAGAAGGCGCTCGCCGCGAAGCCGGGCTCCGGGCCGGGATGCGGGTCGGGCTCTGGGATGGGCTCCGGGTCGCGCTCCAGGTCGGGCTCCGGACCGGGCTCCGGGTCGGAATCCGGGACGGCCCGGGGGCCGGTGTCCGGGCCGGGATCCGAGGCGGGCGAACTGGTCCTCGTCGTGGACCAGTTCGAGGAGGTCTTCACCGTCTGCACCGACGCCGACGAGCGGGCCCGCTTCATCGCCGCCCTCGTCGAGGAGGCGGAACGGCCCGGATCCGGCTGCCGGATCGTCCTCGGGGTCCGCGCCGACTTCTACGCCCACTGCACCCGCCACGCCCCCCTCGTCGCCATCCTGCGCGACGCGCAGGTCGTCGTCGGACCGATGAGCGCCGCCGAACTGCGGTGCGCCGTCGTGGAACCCGCCCGGCGGGCCGGCCTGACCGTGGAAGGCGCCCTCCAGGCCACCCTCGTGGCCCACGCCCACGGGCAGGCCGGAGTCCTCCCCCTGCTGTCCCACGCGCTGCTGGAGACCTGGCGCAGGAGGCGCGGCGCCGCCCTCACCCTGGACGGCTTCCACGCGGCCGGCGGATTCGAAGGCGCACTCGCCCAGTCCGCGGAGAGTCTCCACTCCTCGCTGACGGAACGTCAGCAGTGGTCGGCCCGGCAGATCTTCGTGCACCTCATCGCCCTCGGGGAGGGCACCGAGGACACCAAGCGACCCGTCTCCCGCGAGGAACTCGGCGAGGACGCCGACACCGCGACCGTGCTGGCCCGGGCCGTGGCGCTGCGCCTGCTCACCCTCGACGACGGACGGGTCGAACTCACCCACGAGGCCCTCATCCGGGCCTGGCCCCGGCTGCGCGGCTGGCTGACCGACGACCGGGAGCGGTTACGGACCCACCGCCAGCTCACCGACGCCGCCCGCACCTGGGAGACCCTGGGACGGGACCCCGGCGCCCTCTACCGCGGCGCCCGGCTCGCCCTCGCCCGCGACCTCCTCACCAGCCGCGACATCCGGCTGGCCCCGTCGGAACAGGCCTTCGTCGACGCCGGCACGGCAGCCGAGGCCGCGGCCGGGAACTCCGCCCGACGGCGTGCCCGGCGCCTGCGCACCCTCGTCGCCCTCCTGGCCGTGCTCGTCGTGGTGGCGGCCATCGCCACCGTCAACGCCCGGCACGCCGAGGACGAGGTCACCCGGCAGCGCAACGACGCGGTAGCCCAGATCATCGCGGACAGCGCGACGGGACTCATCGACACCGATCCGGGGCTGGCGGTGCAGCTCGGCCTGACGGCCTACCGCCTCGCGCCGACCACCAGGACGCGCGACGCCCTGGTGAGCACCCTGATGACCACCGTGCGGGCGCATGCCAAGGAGGTCCTCGCCATCGCCTACCGCCCCGACGGGCGTCAACTGGCGACCGCGAGCGGCGACCACACCGCGCGGCTGTGGCGGGTGCACGGTACCGACCGCCCCGTCGCGGAAGCCACTCTGAGCGGCCACGGGGACGACGTCCGGACCGTGGTCTACCGCCCGGACGGCCGCGCGCTGGCCACCGGGTCCGCCGACGGTAGCGTGCGGCTGTGGGACACGGCGACGCCCACCCGGCCCGCCCTGCTCGCCTCACTCACCGGGCAGGGGGGAGACGTACGCTCCCTCGCCTACGACCCGGACGGCCGTACGCTCGCCACCGCCGGCACCGACGGCAGCGTGGGGCTCTGGGACGTCACCGACCCCGCCACCCCCGCCCTGCTCACGCGGGTGACCGGACACCGTGACGCGGTCCGTGCGGTGGCGTTCAGCCCGGACGGCCGCACGCTCGCCAGTGCCGGCGAGGACGGCGCCGTACGGCTGACCGCCATCGCGGACCCGCGCCGCCCACGGCGGCTGGCCGTACTGGACGGCCACGGCACCGGGGCGTTCTCCGTGGCCTTCAGCCCCGACGGCCGCACCCTCGCCACGGCCGGCGGCGGGCACGACCCGGTACGGCTGTGGGGCCTCGCCGACCCGCGGCGTCCCGCCCCGCTCGCCGGACTCTCCGGGCACACCGACGTCGTCGGCTCGGTGGCGTTCAGTCCCGACGGGCGCACCCTCGCCAGCGCGAGCGACGACCGCACGGTGCGGCTGTGGAACGTGGTCCGGCCCGCGCACCCGACTGCGCTGACCACGCTGACCGGCCACAGCACGGCGGTCAGTTCGGTCGCCTTCAGCCCCGACGGAACCGTGCTGGCCTCCGGCGGATTCGACGCCACCGTCCGGCTCGCCGGAACCGACCGGGCCCGCGTCATCGCGCACGCCTGCGCGCACACCGGCCCCCGCATCACGCGCGCCCAGTGGGCCGCCCACCTGCGGTACGTCGCCTACGCGCCCCCGTGCGGCCGCCCGGACGACTCCGCAGCGATCAGCCGGCCACGACACGGACCCGACGCCGACGGCAGCGACCGGCGTCCGTGA
- a CDS encoding DUF3040 domain-containing protein, with product MDDWEMHDEVRLSPRERLALVQIESGLRQDRRFARRMGCPRGPGWLPAAVVLLTAASVFVAVMGIRTSDPALLWCFAWLWPLTLLQVFRLLCRATRTRSRSGARVTPWL from the coding sequence GTGGACGACTGGGAGATGCACGACGAGGTACGGCTGTCACCGCGCGAGCGGCTCGCGCTGGTGCAGATCGAGTCGGGGCTACGGCAGGACCGCCGGTTCGCGCGCCGGATGGGCTGTCCGCGCGGTCCGGGCTGGCTGCCGGCGGCCGTCGTGCTGCTGACGGCCGCGTCGGTGTTCGTGGCCGTCATGGGCATCCGCACCTCGGACCCGGCGCTGCTGTGGTGCTTCGCGTGGCTGTGGCCGCTGACCCTCTTGCAGGTGTTCCGGCTGCTGTGCCGGGCCACCCGCACCCGGTCCCGCTCCGGCGCCCGGGTCACCCCCTGGCTCTGA
- a CDS encoding hemerythrin domain-containing protein has protein sequence MGHGGNVIQELTTDHREVEEFFGRIEALPPGSSERKNLADQATIELVRHSVAEEAYLYPAVREHLTGGDALADKELEDHAKAEQIMKDLEGCQADDPRFDTLMAQLMTEIRSHVADEEQNLFPRLEAACSADALMTLGDKVRRAKKTAPTRPHPAAPDKPPANKLLAPGAGLVDRMRDALSGRGRES, from the coding sequence ATGGGTCACGGCGGAAACGTCATCCAGGAGCTGACCACCGACCACCGTGAGGTCGAGGAGTTCTTCGGCCGGATCGAGGCGCTGCCGCCCGGTTCCAGCGAGCGCAAGAACCTGGCCGACCAGGCCACGATCGAGCTGGTCCGCCACTCGGTGGCGGAGGAGGCCTATCTGTACCCGGCGGTGCGCGAGCACCTGACGGGCGGGGACGCCCTGGCCGACAAGGAGCTGGAGGACCACGCCAAGGCCGAGCAGATCATGAAGGACCTGGAGGGCTGTCAGGCCGACGACCCCCGGTTCGACACGCTCATGGCGCAACTGATGACCGAGATCCGCTCCCACGTGGCCGACGAGGAGCAGAACCTCTTCCCGCGGCTGGAGGCCGCCTGTTCCGCCGATGCGCTGATGACCCTCGGTGACAAGGTCCGCCGGGCGAAGAAGACGGCGCCCACGCGTCCGCACCCGGCGGCACCGGACAAGCCCCCGGCCAACAAGCTGCTGGCCCCGGGCGCCGGCCTGGTCGACCGGATGCGCGACGCGCTGTCGGGACGGGGCAGGGAGAGCTGA
- a CDS encoding NAD-dependent epimerase/dehydratase family protein has translation MTAETPFSWRRALVTGGAGFLGSHLCERLLDSGAEVDCADNLACGRRENVAHLEDRPGFRYVHCDVSTAGCTALLPGPYDLVLHFACPASPADYLRMPLETLDVGSLGTRNALTIAERDDARFLLASTSEVYGDPLVHPQHEGYWGNVNPVGPRSVYDESKRFGEALVTAHAGTRGTNAGIVRLFNTYGPRMRAHDGRAVPTFICQALAGEPLTVTGDGSQTRSLCYVDDTVDGILRVAASRSVRPVNIGGSEEITVADLARRVVALTGSRSPIAFIDRPVDDPGRRRPDTTLARELLGWSPQTPWEEGLKQTIAYFSALPPEPAPRTEVPAPQS, from the coding sequence ATGACTGCTGAGACACCGTTCTCCTGGCGGCGCGCCCTCGTGACCGGCGGTGCCGGTTTCCTCGGCTCCCACCTGTGCGAACGGCTGCTGGATTCGGGCGCCGAAGTCGACTGTGCCGACAACCTGGCCTGCGGGCGGCGCGAGAACGTCGCCCACTTGGAGGACCGGCCCGGCTTCCGGTACGTGCACTGCGACGTCTCCACGGCCGGATGCACCGCACTGCTGCCGGGCCCCTACGACCTGGTCCTGCACTTCGCCTGCCCGGCCTCACCCGCCGACTACCTGCGGATGCCCCTGGAGACGCTGGACGTCGGCAGCCTCGGCACCCGCAACGCGCTGACCATCGCCGAACGCGACGACGCCCGCTTCCTGCTGGCCTCCACCTCCGAGGTGTACGGCGATCCGCTGGTGCACCCGCAGCACGAGGGCTACTGGGGCAACGTCAACCCGGTCGGACCGCGCAGTGTGTACGACGAGTCCAAGCGGTTCGGCGAGGCCCTGGTGACCGCGCACGCCGGCACCAGAGGCACGAACGCCGGGATAGTACGGCTGTTCAACACCTACGGGCCGCGCATGCGGGCCCACGACGGCCGCGCGGTACCGACGTTCATCTGCCAGGCCCTGGCCGGCGAACCGCTCACGGTGACCGGTGACGGCAGCCAGACCCGCTCGCTGTGCTACGTCGACGACACCGTCGACGGCATCCTGCGGGTGGCCGCCAGCCGCTCCGTACGGCCGGTCAACATCGGCGGCAGCGAGGAGATCACCGTCGCCGACCTGGCCCGCCGGGTGGTCGCCCTGACCGGTTCCCGTTCGCCGATCGCGTTCATCGACCGGCCCGTGGACGATCCCGGCCGGCGCCGCCCCGACACCACCCTGGCGCGCGAGCTGCTCGGCTGGTCCCCTCAGACCCCCTGGGAGGAGGGCCTGAAGCAGACCATCGCCTACTTCTCCGCCCTCCCCCCGGAACCGGCCCCGCGCACGGAGGTCCCGGCCCCGCAGTCCTGA
- a CDS encoding carbamoyltransferase family protein translates to MHVLGINALFHDPAAALITDGKVVAAAEEERFSRRKHGKRPVPFSAWELPEQSARWCLAQTGLTPSDLDAVAYSYDPALARTAERLGLHDPWDHLRQEYARQAPQFLAEALPGLDPAKVRFVPHHVAHAASAGAVSPYPDCAVLVLDGRGECGSHLAGRYTGRELTVLGAQELPDSLGLFYEDLTQHLGFLRSSDEFKVMALASHGTPRFAGRLREYVHAEDGGGFRARPVPWAEFVPPRPAHGAWDQDHADLAASAQLCLEEAMLALARWLRERTGEDVLTLAGGVALNCVANTRLWRESGFAHVWVQPAAGDAGTALGAAAHVAGQKDTLEPMPTAALGRGWNDAELREWLERAAVPYEEPADIAETAAEALAADGIVAWFQGRSEYGPRALGHRSLLAHPGRAANLERLNAVKGREEFRPVAPMVLAERAAEIFDGPLPSPHMLFVHDVAPDWRARIPAVVHVDGTARIQTVDRAQEPLVARMIEGFERRTGLPVVVNTSLNTAGRPMVDDPRDALECFGSAPVDLLVLGPFAIRRGKAFA, encoded by the coding sequence ATGCACGTCCTCGGTATCAACGCACTCTTCCACGATCCCGCCGCCGCCCTGATCACCGACGGCAAGGTCGTGGCGGCAGCGGAGGAGGAACGCTTCTCACGCCGCAAGCACGGCAAGCGGCCCGTTCCGTTCTCCGCCTGGGAGCTGCCCGAGCAGTCGGCCCGCTGGTGCCTGGCACAGACCGGCCTCACCCCGTCCGACCTGGACGCCGTCGCCTACTCCTACGACCCCGCACTCGCCCGTACCGCCGAGCGGCTGGGGCTGCACGACCCCTGGGACCACCTGCGCCAGGAGTACGCCCGCCAGGCCCCGCAGTTCCTCGCCGAGGCCCTGCCCGGACTCGACCCGGCCAAGGTCAGGTTCGTCCCGCACCACGTGGCCCACGCCGCCTCCGCCGGGGCCGTCTCGCCGTACCCGGACTGCGCCGTCCTCGTCCTGGACGGCCGCGGCGAGTGCGGCTCCCACCTGGCCGGCCGCTACACCGGCCGCGAACTGACCGTACTCGGCGCCCAGGAACTGCCCGACTCCCTCGGCCTCTTCTACGAGGACCTCACCCAGCACCTCGGATTCCTGCGCAGCAGCGACGAGTTCAAGGTCATGGCCCTCGCCTCCCACGGCACCCCGCGCTTCGCCGGCCGGCTGCGCGAGTACGTCCACGCCGAGGACGGCGGCGGGTTCCGGGCCCGCCCGGTGCCCTGGGCGGAGTTCGTCCCGCCGCGTCCCGCCCACGGCGCCTGGGACCAGGACCACGCCGACCTCGCCGCCAGTGCCCAGCTCTGCCTGGAAGAAGCCATGCTGGCCCTCGCCCGGTGGCTGCGCGAACGCACCGGTGAGGACGTGCTCACCCTGGCCGGCGGTGTCGCGCTGAACTGCGTGGCCAACACCCGGCTGTGGCGGGAGAGCGGCTTCGCACACGTCTGGGTGCAGCCCGCCGCCGGCGACGCCGGCACCGCCCTGGGCGCGGCGGCGCACGTCGCCGGACAGAAGGACACCCTGGAGCCCATGCCGACCGCCGCGCTCGGCCGCGGCTGGAACGACGCCGAGCTGCGGGAGTGGCTGGAGCGGGCGGCCGTGCCGTACGAGGAGCCCGCCGACATCGCCGAGACGGCCGCCGAGGCGCTGGCCGCCGACGGGATCGTGGCCTGGTTCCAGGGCCGCAGCGAGTACGGGCCACGCGCCCTCGGACACCGCTCGCTGCTCGCCCACCCGGGCCGGGCCGCCAACCTGGAGCGGCTCAACGCCGTCAAGGGCCGCGAGGAGTTCCGGCCCGTCGCGCCCATGGTCCTCGCCGAGCGCGCCGCCGAGATCTTCGACGGGCCGCTGCCCAGCCCCCACATGCTGTTCGTGCACGACGTCGCCCCCGACTGGAGGGCCCGCATCCCGGCCGTGGTCCACGTCGACGGCACGGCCCGCATCCAGACCGTGGACCGGGCCCAGGAACCCCTGGTGGCCCGCATGATCGAGGGCTTCGAACGGCGCACCGGACTGCCGGTGGTGGTCAACACCAGCCTGAACACCGCCGGCCGGCCCATGGTCGACGACCCCAGGGACGCCCTGGAGTGCTTCGGCTCCGCCCCCGTGGACCTGCTGGTGCTCGGCCCGTTCGCGATCCGCCGCGGGAAGGCGTTCGCATGA
- a CDS encoding glycosyltransferase family 2 protein — MTDAPAYTVVVPTIGRPCLAECLRALAAAGDHPPHEVVVVDDRPAPDGGLPLEPAGQLLDRVRTLRTGGRGPAAARNAGWQTVRTPWTVFLDDDVQVLPDWSRRLAEDLREAGPDVGGIQGHLRVPLPPDRRPTDWERTTKGLENAAWATADMAYRTEALKRTGGFDERFPRAFREDADLALRVQRAGWSLVRGGRVTRHPVRPAHWWASLPVQRGNADDALMNRLHGRDWWDRAQAPRGRLPRHLAVTAAALAAASCALTGRRRAATAWAALWTLGTTEFALARILPGPRTAREIARMLGTSVLIPPLAVRHWVRGVVRHRHAEPLGGAR, encoded by the coding sequence ATGACCGACGCACCCGCCTACACCGTCGTCGTCCCCACGATCGGCCGCCCCTGCCTCGCCGAGTGCCTGCGCGCGCTCGCCGCGGCCGGCGACCATCCGCCGCACGAGGTGGTCGTCGTCGACGACCGGCCCGCGCCCGACGGCGGCCTGCCACTGGAGCCGGCCGGGCAACTGCTCGACCGCGTGCGCACCCTGCGCACCGGCGGCCGGGGCCCGGCCGCCGCCCGCAACGCCGGCTGGCAGACCGTCCGTACGCCCTGGACCGTCTTCCTGGACGACGACGTCCAGGTGCTGCCCGACTGGTCCCGGCGGCTCGCCGAGGACCTGCGCGAGGCAGGCCCCGACGTCGGCGGCATCCAGGGGCACCTGCGTGTCCCCCTGCCCCCCGACCGCCGGCCCACCGACTGGGAACGCACGACCAAGGGCCTGGAGAACGCCGCCTGGGCCACGGCCGACATGGCCTACCGCACCGAGGCCCTCAAACGGACCGGCGGCTTCGACGAACGCTTTCCGCGCGCCTTCCGCGAGGACGCCGACCTCGCCCTGCGCGTGCAGCGGGCCGGCTGGTCCCTGGTCCGGGGCGGCCGGGTCACCCGGCACCCGGTCCGCCCGGCCCACTGGTGGGCCTCGCTGCCCGTGCAGCGCGGCAACGCCGACGACGCCCTGATGAACCGGCTGCACGGCCGCGACTGGTGGGACCGCGCCCAGGCGCCCCGCGGCCGGCTGCCCCGCCACCTCGCGGTCACCGCGGCCGCCCTCGCCGCCGCCTCCTGCGCCCTGACCGGGCGGCGCCGGGCCGCGACCGCCTGGGCCGCGCTGTGGACGCTGGGCACCACCGAGTTCGCCCTCGCCCGCATCCTGCCCGGCCCGCGCACCGCCCGCGAGATCGCCAGGATGCTCGGCACCAGCGTGCTCATCCCGCCCCTCGCCGTCCGGCACTGGGTGCGCGGCGTCGTCCGCCACCGGCACGCCGAACCCCTGGGAGGTGCCCGGTGA
- a CDS encoding HAD-IIIA family hydrolase, whose translation MSRLSAILFDRDGTLVQDVPHNGDPGRVRLLPGAAAAVALARSAGLPTAVVSNQSGIGRGLLTVDQVRRVNERADELLGGLDTWVFCPHTPDAGCVCRKPRPGLIRTAAARLGVEPAGCLVIGDIAADVLAARAAGARGVLVPNAATAPAETARFATDSAPDVLTAVRAALAEAGIPAGGRTPARPPSDGRTPTREPRPTPTPPASPAAPTTPAAPVGRRSL comes from the coding sequence GTGAGCAGGCTGTCCGCCATCCTTTTCGACCGCGACGGCACCCTCGTGCAGGACGTGCCGCACAACGGCGACCCCGGCCGGGTGCGGCTGCTGCCGGGCGCCGCCGCGGCCGTCGCGCTGGCGCGGTCCGCCGGGCTGCCGACCGCGGTCGTCAGCAACCAGTCCGGCATCGGGCGCGGCCTGCTCACCGTCGACCAGGTGCGCCGCGTCAACGAGCGCGCCGACGAACTGCTGGGCGGCCTGGACACCTGGGTGTTCTGCCCGCACACCCCCGACGCGGGCTGCGTCTGCCGCAAACCCCGGCCCGGTCTGATCCGCACCGCCGCCGCCCGGCTGGGCGTCGAGCCCGCCGGGTGCCTGGTGATCGGCGACATCGCCGCGGACGTGCTGGCCGCCCGCGCGGCGGGCGCCCGGGGCGTGCTCGTCCCGAACGCGGCCACCGCACCGGCGGAGACGGCGCGCTTCGCGACGGACAGCGCCCCCGACGTCCTCACCGCCGTACGCGCGGCACTGGCGGAGGCCGGCATCCCGGCCGGAGGACGAACCCCGGCAAGGCCCCCGTCCGACGGCCGGACCCCCACACGAGAACCCCGACCCACCCCCACGCCTCCCGCATCCCCGGCGGCTCCCACGACCCCCGCGGCCCCCGTCGGGAGGCGGTCGCTGTGA
- a CDS encoding glycosyltransferase, producing MSRIPHTAGRVAMVSEHASPLAALGGPDAGGQNVYVAQVARQLARKGYRVTVYTRRDSAGLPDRVTLIDGVQVVHVPAGPPAAVPKDELLPYMTEFGNFLARQWTQNPPDVVHAHFWMSGLAALAGARERGIPVVQTYHALGTVKQRYQGAADTSPPQRLAIEEAIGHECTRIIATCSDEVAELKAMGLPEDRISVVPCGVDPDQFAPVGRPRRAGTRRRLLAVGRLVPRKGYDRAIRALAGVPDAELLVAGGPEADLLGTEPEAARLYGIAAELGVADRVTLLGGVGRARMPRLMSSADLVLSLPRYEPFGIVPLEAMSCATPVVATAVGGQLDTVVDGTTGVLVPADDDHDLGAVVRTLLADPDRLARYGAAGRERVLSHYTWDRVADGVAGVYGAVSSVRSLSGVVR from the coding sequence ATGAGCCGCATTCCGCACACGGCCGGGCGCGTCGCCATGGTCTCCGAGCACGCCAGCCCGCTGGCCGCGCTCGGCGGACCGGACGCGGGCGGCCAGAACGTGTACGTGGCGCAGGTCGCCCGGCAGCTCGCCAGAAAGGGATACCGGGTCACGGTGTACACCCGGCGGGACTCGGCGGGCCTGCCGGACCGGGTCACCCTCATCGACGGCGTCCAGGTCGTGCACGTGCCCGCCGGACCGCCCGCAGCCGTCCCCAAGGACGAACTCCTGCCGTACATGACCGAGTTCGGGAACTTCCTGGCCCGGCAGTGGACACAGAACCCGCCCGACGTGGTCCACGCCCACTTCTGGATGTCGGGCCTGGCCGCCCTGGCCGGCGCCCGCGAACGCGGCATCCCCGTCGTGCAGACCTACCACGCACTCGGCACGGTCAAGCAGCGTTACCAGGGCGCCGCCGACACCAGCCCGCCGCAGCGCCTCGCCATCGAGGAGGCCATCGGCCACGAGTGCACCCGGATCATCGCCACGTGCAGCGACGAGGTCGCCGAACTGAAGGCCATGGGGCTGCCGGAGGACCGGATCAGCGTGGTGCCCTGCGGAGTGGACCCCGACCAGTTCGCGCCCGTCGGACGCCCGCGCCGGGCCGGCACCCGCCGTCGGCTGCTGGCCGTCGGCCGGCTCGTCCCCCGCAAGGGCTACGACCGTGCCATCCGTGCCCTGGCCGGCGTCCCCGACGCCGAACTCCTCGTCGCCGGAGGACCGGAGGCCGACCTGCTCGGCACCGAACCCGAGGCCGCGCGCCTGTACGGCATAGCCGCCGAACTCGGGGTCGCCGACCGGGTCACCCTGCTCGGCGGGGTCGGCCGGGCCCGCATGCCCCGGCTGATGTCCAGCGCCGACCTGGTGCTGTCGCTGCCCCGGTACGAGCCGTTCGGCATCGTCCCGCTGGAGGCCATGTCCTGCGCCACCCCGGTCGTCGCCACCGCCGTCGGCGGCCAGCTCGACACCGTCGTGGACGGCACCACCGGCGTCCTCGTCCCGGCCGACGACGACCACGACCTCGGCGCCGTCGTCCGCACCCTCCTCGCCGACCCCGACCGGCTCGCCCGGTACGGAGCCGCCGGCCGCGAACGGGTCCTCAGCCACTACACCTGGGACCGGGTCGCCGACGGCGTGGCCGGGGTGTACGGCGCCGTGTCCTCCGTCCGCTCGCTCTCGGGAGTCGTCCGATGA
- a CDS encoding D-sedoheptulose-7-phosphate isomerase, with protein MKTATGTANGTTAIDTAHCDDLMKALEAFRDHGPLLERWGTDLARRLGSGARLLVAGNGGSAAQAQHLTAELVGRYRDDRPPFSAVALHADTSSTTAIANDYGVQEVFARQTAAHGRPGDVLLLLSTSGASANLLAAAERAHRMGVTVWALTGRAPNPLHLGADEALCVDTPVAATVQELHLVAVHMLCEAFDLAVEHGETDHRPDGDGKPAADGRPGVVGRLVGRARTVGRAASGAPAAPTEEHA; from the coding sequence ATGAAGACCGCCACCGGCACCGCCAACGGGACCACCGCAATCGACACCGCCCACTGCGACGACCTGATGAAGGCCCTGGAGGCGTTCCGTGACCACGGTCCGCTCCTCGAACGCTGGGGCACCGACCTCGCCCGCCGGCTCGGCTCCGGCGCCCGGCTGCTCGTCGCGGGCAACGGCGGCAGCGCCGCACAGGCACAGCACCTCACCGCCGAACTCGTGGGCCGCTACCGCGACGACCGGCCGCCGTTCTCCGCGGTCGCCCTGCACGCCGACACCTCCTCCACCACCGCGATCGCCAACGACTACGGCGTCCAGGAGGTGTTCGCCCGCCAGACCGCCGCCCACGGCCGCCCCGGCGACGTCCTGCTGCTGCTGTCCACCAGCGGAGCGAGCGCCAACCTGCTGGCCGCCGCCGAGCGCGCCCACCGCATGGGCGTGACCGTGTGGGCGCTGACCGGACGGGCCCCCAACCCGCTGCACCTCGGCGCGGACGAGGCCCTGTGCGTCGACACCCCCGTCGCCGCCACCGTCCAGGAACTGCACCTGGTCGCCGTCCACATGCTGTGCGAGGCCTTCGACCTGGCCGTCGAGCACGGCGAGACCGACCACCGGCCCGACGGCGACGGCAAGCCCGCGGCCGACGGCAGACCGGGTGTCGTCGGCCGGCTCGTGGGCCGCGCCCGCACCGTCGGCCGCGCCGCGTCCGGCGCGCCCGCGGCCCCCACGGAGGAACACGCGTGA